One window of Mesorhizobium sp. WSM4904 genomic DNA carries:
- a CDS encoding NAD(P)-dependent alcohol dehydrogenase, giving the protein MKAIELNQPRLDAFRAASVATPEPQRGEVLIRQRAASLNFVDVAVASGNYPGPVFPLIPVADGAGEIVALGEGVTRFAIGDRVVAHAKPRWIGGRPRPYEMTQMRGISLPGSLAEYVALPANSIVPVPAHLSFEAASTLPIAGTTAWNAIRAAGVGPGSVVVLLGTGGVSIFTLQLAKAAGATVIITSSSDEKLERAKALGADHLINYRATPDWDGKVLELTDGLGADLVVETGGTATFARAVNATAPGGTLFTIGFVTGAEASVNLLPIIIKALKVVGNNTGSVSDLRDAARAIAAARIEPVVDKVFSQNEATEAYTHMAAGGLHFGKLVFGLDW; this is encoded by the coding sequence ATGAAAGCCATCGAACTCAACCAGCCCAGACTTGACGCCTTCCGTGCCGCCAGCGTCGCCACGCCCGAACCGCAACGCGGCGAGGTGCTGATCCGCCAGCGCGCGGCGAGCCTGAATTTCGTCGATGTCGCTGTGGCGAGCGGCAACTATCCCGGACCGGTTTTCCCGCTCATACCCGTCGCCGACGGCGCCGGCGAGATCGTCGCGCTCGGCGAGGGTGTGACAAGGTTCGCCATCGGCGACCGCGTCGTCGCTCACGCCAAGCCGCGCTGGATCGGCGGCCGGCCGCGTCCTTACGAGATGACGCAGATGCGCGGCATCTCGCTGCCCGGATCGCTCGCCGAATATGTGGCGCTGCCGGCCAATTCGATCGTGCCGGTGCCGGCGCATCTTTCCTTCGAGGCGGCCTCGACGCTCCCCATCGCCGGCACCACCGCCTGGAACGCGATCCGAGCCGCCGGCGTCGGGCCGGGCTCGGTCGTCGTGCTGCTCGGCACCGGCGGCGTCTCGATCTTCACGCTTCAGCTTGCCAAGGCGGCCGGCGCCACCGTGATCATCACCTCGTCTTCGGACGAGAAGCTGGAGCGGGCCAAGGCGCTCGGCGCCGATCATCTCATCAACTACCGCGCGACACCGGATTGGGACGGCAAGGTGCTGGAGTTGACCGATGGCCTCGGCGCCGACCTCGTCGTCGAGACCGGCGGCACCGCAACCTTCGCGCGCGCCGTCAACGCCACCGCGCCCGGCGGCACGCTGTTCACCATCGGCTTCGTCACCGGCGCCGAGGCCTCCGTCAACCTGCTGCCGATCATCATCAAGGCGCTGAAAGTGGTGGGCAACAACACCGGATCGGTATCCGACCTGCGCGACGCCGCCCGGGCCATCGCCGCCGCCCGGATCGAGCCGGTCGTCGACAAGGTGTTTTCACAGAACGAGGCGACGGAGGCCTACACCCACATGGCCGCCGGCGGCCTGCATTTCGGCAAATTGGTGTTCGGGCTGGATTGGTAG
- a CDS encoding LysR family transcriptional regulator: MQQSHEPSALAEMAAFAAVAEARSFTRAAARVGRDATILSRRLQSLEERLGVRLLHRTTRSVSLTEAGAEFLVRVRAVLASVDEAEAAASAHAGGRPRGLLRLALPGTFGRMWVGPFLPQFLAEFPDVRIEAEFSNRFADLVAENFDVAVRLGSLEDSRLVARKVATRRRLLCAAPSYLARRGRPETPQALLEHSCLGFTGFQTFPAWEMTDREGRRVRVEVSGPLTSDDAEVLVEAAVQGVGLMMSTDWLVGRELADGRLVPILEDWTLADEGAVYVVMPSAKGQAAKTRAFADWIGKRFSPEPPWRQCKGADLLA; the protein is encoded by the coding sequence ATGCAGCAATCCCATGAGCCCTCCGCTCTTGCCGAGATGGCGGCTTTCGCCGCCGTCGCCGAGGCGCGCTCCTTCACCAGGGCAGCGGCGCGGGTCGGACGCGACGCCACCATCCTGTCGCGCCGCCTGCAGTCGCTGGAGGAGCGGCTTGGGGTCCGGCTGCTCCACCGCACGACGCGCAGCGTCTCGCTGACCGAGGCGGGCGCGGAATTCCTGGTGCGCGTGCGCGCCGTCCTCGCCTCGGTCGACGAGGCGGAAGCCGCCGCCTCCGCCCATGCCGGCGGCCGGCCGCGCGGGTTGCTGCGGCTGGCGCTGCCCGGCACCTTCGGGCGCATGTGGGTCGGGCCGTTCCTGCCACAGTTCCTCGCCGAGTTCCCGGATGTGCGGATCGAAGCCGAATTCTCCAACCGTTTCGCCGATCTCGTCGCCGAGAATTTCGACGTCGCCGTCCGGCTGGGCAGCCTCGAGGATTCGCGCCTGGTGGCGCGCAAGGTGGCGACGCGGCGCCGGCTGCTCTGCGCCGCGCCCTCCTACCTTGCGCGAAGGGGCCGGCCGGAAACGCCGCAGGCGCTGCTCGAACATTCCTGCCTCGGCTTCACCGGCTTCCAGACCTTTCCGGCCTGGGAGATGACCGACCGCGAGGGCCGACGCGTGCGCGTCGAGGTTTCGGGACCGCTCACCAGCGACGACGCCGAGGTGCTGGTCGAGGCCGCCGTGCAAGGCGTCGGCCTGATGATGAGCACCGACTGGCTGGTCGGACGCGAGCTCGCCGACGGGCGGTTGGTGCCGATCCTGGAGGACTGGACGCTGGCCGACGAGGGCGCGGTCTATGTCGTCATGCCCTCAGCCAAGGGCCAAGCCGCCAAGACCCGCGCCTTCGCCGACTGGATCGGCAAGCGATTTTCGCCAGAACCGCCCTGGCGGCAGTGCAAAGGTGCCGATCTCCTCGCTTGA
- a CDS encoding slipin family protein, with product MTVGYVAYLILALLVIMFLSAAIRILREYERGVVFTLGRFTGVKGPGLIILVPFIQQMVRVDLRVVVQDVPPQDVISRDNVSVKVNAVLYFRIVDAERAIIQVEDFMTATNQLAQTTLRSVLGKHELDEMLAERDRLNSDIQEILDQRTDAWGIKVSNVEIKHVDLNESMIRAIAKQAEAERLRRAKVINADGEQQAAAKLVEAGKMLAEEPQAMQLRYFEALHDIAGERSSTVVFPLPVDLLRQFLKPGEGAGNLPLKEGD from the coding sequence ATGACAGTCGGTTATGTCGCCTATCTGATCCTCGCGCTACTGGTGATCATGTTCCTGTCGGCGGCCATCCGCATCCTCAGGGAATACGAGCGCGGCGTGGTCTTCACGCTTGGCCGCTTCACCGGCGTCAAGGGACCGGGCCTCATCATCCTCGTTCCCTTCATCCAGCAGATGGTCAGGGTGGACCTGCGCGTGGTCGTGCAGGACGTGCCGCCGCAGGACGTCATCTCGCGCGACAACGTCTCGGTGAAGGTCAACGCGGTGCTCTATTTCCGCATCGTCGACGCCGAGCGGGCGATCATCCAGGTCGAGGATTTCATGACCGCCACCAACCAGCTTGCCCAGACCACGCTGCGCTCGGTGCTCGGCAAGCACGAGCTCGACGAGATGCTGGCCGAGCGCGACAGGCTCAACAGCGACATCCAGGAGATCCTCGACCAGCGCACCGACGCCTGGGGCATCAAGGTCTCCAATGTCGAGATCAAGCATGTCGACTTGAACGAGAGCATGATCCGCGCCATCGCCAAGCAGGCCGAGGCGGAACGGCTGCGGCGCGCCAAGGTGATCAACGCCGACGGCGAGCAGCAGGCCGCGGCGAAGCTGGTCGAGGCCGGCAAGATGCTGGCCGAGGAGCCGCAGGCCATGCAGCTGCGCTATTTCGAGGCCCTGCACGACATCGCCGGCGAACGCTCCTCCACGGTGGTCTTCCCGCTGCCGGTGGATTTGCTGCGGCAGTTCCTGAAGCCGGGGGAGGGAGCGGGTAATCTCCCCCTCAAGGAGGGAGATTAA
- a CDS encoding nodulation protein NfeD: MRLARVALLAAAFVAAAVLFPFSSAGMAAERVALSIAIDGAIGPASARQLKEALKAAAERNAAVLILQLDTPGGLVTSMREMIADILASPVPVIGYVAPAGGHAASAGTYILYATHVAAMAPGTNLGAATPVEIGGLPSLPGGEKDDKGTGQPSGDPMMAKVTNDAVALIRSLAELRNRNGDWGEKAVRQAASLSASAALQEHVIDFVARDTTELLQLADGRTVEVAGKKQVLATKGLAVEVLDPGWFIRLLAVITDPNVAVILMLLGFYGLVFEVTSPGAVAPGVIGATCLVLALYALDLLPINYAGLALMLLGVGFLIVEAFNPTVVLGVGGAAAFLLGAAMLLKVEGPGFAISWAIIGPAAALTLGLALLAGSYLWSARRNPPRIGGEAMRGLPVQILDWEGGEGHVLALGERWQAKADEPIAPGDRAEVTGVSDLVLTVRRRGAGSNGPGNDGAKQ, encoded by the coding sequence GTGAGACTCGCGCGGGTGGCCCTTTTGGCAGCGGCCTTCGTGGCTGCCGCGGTCCTTTTCCCCTTCTCCTCGGCCGGAATGGCGGCGGAGAGGGTTGCTCTCAGCATCGCGATCGACGGCGCCATCGGTCCGGCGAGCGCCCGCCAGTTGAAGGAAGCGCTAAAGGCCGCGGCCGAGCGCAACGCCGCGGTTCTCATCCTCCAGCTCGACACGCCGGGCGGCCTGGTCACCTCGATGCGCGAGATGATCGCCGATATCCTGGCCTCTCCCGTTCCCGTCATCGGTTATGTCGCGCCGGCCGGCGGCCACGCGGCGAGCGCCGGAACCTACATCCTCTACGCCACCCATGTCGCCGCGATGGCGCCCGGCACCAATCTGGGCGCGGCGACGCCGGTCGAGATCGGCGGGCTGCCCTCGCTTCCGGGCGGCGAGAAGGACGACAAGGGCACCGGCCAGCCATCCGGCGACCCGATGATGGCCAAGGTGACCAATGACGCGGTGGCGCTGATCCGCTCGCTCGCCGAGCTGCGCAACCGCAACGGCGACTGGGGCGAGAAGGCCGTGCGCCAGGCGGCGAGCCTTTCGGCGAGCGCCGCGCTGCAGGAACATGTCATCGACTTCGTCGCCCGCGACACGACCGAGCTCTTGCAGCTCGCCGACGGTCGCACCGTCGAGGTGGCCGGCAAGAAGCAGGTGCTGGCGACGAAGGGGCTGGCCGTCGAGGTCCTGGATCCAGGCTGGTTCATCCGGCTTCTCGCCGTCATCACCGATCCGAACGTCGCCGTCATCCTGATGCTGCTCGGCTTCTATGGTCTGGTCTTCGAGGTGACGAGCCCCGGCGCGGTGGCGCCCGGCGTCATCGGCGCCACCTGCCTCGTGCTCGCCCTCTACGCGCTCGATCTCTTGCCGATCAACTATGCCGGGCTCGCCCTGATGCTGCTCGGCGTCGGCTTCCTCATCGTCGAGGCTTTCAATCCGACGGTGGTGCTCGGGGTCGGAGGCGCGGCCGCCTTCCTGCTCGGCGCGGCCATGCTGCTCAAGGTCGAGGGGCCGGGCTTCGCCATATCCTGGGCGATCATCGGCCCCGCCGCCGCGCTGACGCTCGGGCTCGCGCTGCTGGCCGGCAGCTATCTCTGGTCAGCCCGCCGCAATCCGCCCCGTATCGGCGGCGAGGCGATGCGCGGCCTGCCCGTGCAGATTCTCGACTGGGAAGGCGGCGAGGGCCATGTGCTGGCGCTCGGCGAACGCTGGCAGGCGAAAGCCGACGAGCCGATCGCGCCGGGAGATCGCGCGGAGGTGACTGGCGTCAGCGATCTCGTGCTGACGGTGCGGCGGCGTGGTGCAGGAAGCAACGGGCCGGGAAACGACGGAGCAAAACAATGA
- a CDS encoding DUF1127 domain-containing protein: protein MTALDRATIETGRAGFSLSGFARRTLSLAYRAIKMRNERAALQAMPDFLLKDIGISRSQIECYTCVRLAPSDTDGMDR, encoded by the coding sequence ATGACGGCTTTGGATCGAGCCACCATCGAAACCGGCCGGGCGGGCTTCAGCCTGTCCGGCTTTGCCCGGCGCACACTCAGCCTGGCCTATCGCGCCATCAAGATGCGCAATGAACGTGCCGCGCTGCAGGCCATGCCGGACTTCCTGCTGAAGGACATCGGCATCAGCCGCTCGCAGATCGAGTGTTATACCTGCGTGCGCCTTGCGCCCTCCGATACGGATGGGATGGACCGCTGA
- a CDS encoding OsmC family protein — protein sequence MQPNTKPARLPLNGVDTPNLIATINFVADQPELAKFQFRAHNEWIEGTHSKSVMHGFYGAGQEQKHEKPYYADSDHPAILCGADNAPTPVEWVLHALASCLMSGVANIAAARGIKLTRVKCSVDGDIDLRGILGISDEVRNGFQNIQVSFEVEGNAPAEKLTQLVEQARARSAVYDVLTKGVPVTVGIKTIQ from the coding sequence ATGCAACCCAACACCAAGCCTGCACGACTTCCGCTCAACGGCGTCGACACGCCCAACCTGATCGCGACGATCAATTTCGTGGCGGACCAGCCGGAGCTGGCGAAGTTCCAGTTCCGCGCCCACAACGAATGGATCGAGGGCACGCACAGCAAGAGCGTCATGCACGGCTTCTACGGCGCCGGCCAGGAGCAGAAGCACGAGAAGCCCTATTATGCCGACAGCGACCATCCGGCGATCCTGTGCGGCGCCGACAATGCGCCGACCCCGGTCGAATGGGTGCTGCATGCGCTGGCGAGCTGCCTGATGTCGGGCGTCGCCAACATCGCGGCCGCGCGCGGCATCAAGCTCACCCGGGTCAAGTGCTCGGTCGACGGCGACATCGACCTGCGCGGCATCCTCGGCATCTCCGACGAGGTGCGCAACGGCTTCCAGAACATCCAGGTATCGTTCGAGGTCGAAGGCAACGCGCCGGCCGAGAAGCTGACCCAGCTCGTCGAACAGGCCCGCGCCCGCTCGGCGGTCTACGACGTGCTGACCAAGGGCGTGCCGGTCACGGTCGGGATCAAGACCATCCAGTGA
- a CDS encoding NAD(P)/FAD-dependent oxidoreductase: MKRADVVIVGAGQAGLALSHCLGRIGIEHAVLERGRIGERWRSQSWRTLRLLTPNWLNALPGSPYEGVDPDGFMDKSAFVASLEAYAGRWQAPVECCVEVLSSRRIGGGFVLDTSTGAWSAKAVVVATGHCDRPAIPFVSETRGGPLTIHASQYRSTGELPPGGVLIVGASSSGVQIADELARAGRRVTLSVGKHTRLPRRWRGKDIFFWLCRMGFMAQPLDALANPESARRQPSLQLAGRPDKADVDLATLQALGVELTGRVRGLADREIVFADDLAAQIAAAEAKQARLLAEIDRFAGDPRAGRREPVTVPSASPERLSLTDGSIRTIIWATGYSRSFGWLEPLALGADGEIAHQGGVTSVPGLYALGLRFLRKRDSNFIGGVGADAQAIAAEISLYLGRNGRQAA; encoded by the coding sequence ATGAAACGGGCTGACGTCGTCATCGTCGGCGCGGGCCAGGCCGGCCTTGCGCTCAGCCATTGCCTCGGCCGGATCGGCATCGAGCATGCCGTTCTGGAGCGCGGCCGCATCGGCGAACGCTGGCGCTCGCAGAGCTGGCGCACGCTCAGGCTCTTGACACCCAACTGGCTGAACGCGCTGCCCGGCTCGCCCTATGAAGGCGTCGATCCCGACGGCTTCATGGACAAAAGCGCCTTCGTGGCGAGCCTGGAGGCCTATGCAGGACGCTGGCAGGCGCCGGTCGAATGCTGCGTCGAGGTTCTTTCGTCAAGGCGGATCGGCGGCGGCTTCGTGCTCGACACCAGCACCGGCGCCTGGTCGGCCAAGGCCGTCGTGGTGGCCACCGGCCATTGCGACCGACCGGCGATCCCCTTTGTGTCCGAGACCAGGGGCGGACCGCTGACCATCCACGCTTCGCAGTATCGCTCTACCGGCGAGTTGCCCCCTGGCGGGGTGCTGATCGTCGGCGCGTCATCCTCTGGCGTGCAGATCGCCGACGAGCTTGCCCGCGCCGGCCGGCGCGTGACGCTGTCCGTCGGCAAGCACACGCGCCTGCCAAGGCGCTGGCGCGGCAAGGACATCTTCTTCTGGCTCTGCCGGATGGGTTTCATGGCGCAACCGCTCGACGCACTCGCCAACCCCGAAAGCGCCAGGCGCCAGCCTTCGCTGCAGCTCGCCGGGCGGCCGGACAAGGCCGATGTCGATCTCGCCACGCTGCAGGCGCTGGGCGTCGAGCTGACCGGGCGGGTGCGCGGCCTTGCCGATCGCGAGATCGTCTTCGCCGACGATCTCGCCGCGCAGATTGCGGCGGCGGAGGCGAAACAGGCCCGTTTGCTGGCCGAGATCGACCGCTTCGCCGGCGATCCGCGAGCAGGCCGGCGCGAACCGGTGACGGTGCCTTCGGCCAGCCCTGAGCGGCTTTCGCTGACGGACGGATCGATCCGGACGATCATCTGGGCGACCGGCTATTCCCGCTCCTTCGGCTGGCTGGAGCCGCTCGCGCTCGGCGCCGATGGCGAGATCGCGCATCAGGGCGGCGTCACAAGCGTTCCCGGCCTCTACGCGCTCGGTTTGCGCTTCCTGCGCAAGCGCGATTCCAACTTCATCGGCGGCGTCGGCGCGGACGCGCAGGCGATCGCCGCCGAGATCTCCCTCTATCTCGGCCGCAACGGCCGCCA